Proteins encoded in a region of the Stieleria neptunia genome:
- a CDS encoding lactonase family protein — translation MKMNQLSRSRRSFLKTSVALAAVGPVAGGVAHAESDAPPLIAYVGTFSSPLQDVLPTQVDLPPGNGRGIHLFQVDRQTGELTEIGTQRMGTSPSCLAVNAAGTRLYSANETDRVGEGKEGSVSTFSIDRSSGKLTLMGTVRSGGAGPTYISIHPSGRFVLVANYFGGSVAVLPVNADGRLGEPVQVKQDTGTIGPTRATHAPAGSFAISGHDRTHAHMIQSDPSGKYVMHADLGLDKLFLWQFDEQTGALTPNDPAAISLPPGDGPRHFHFHPNGRWFYSIQEEGSTIVLFDYDADAGQLAARQTVSTLPPGFVGSNFCSEILVSDDGGFVYAGNRLHDSVGIFAVGDDGELTFVGEEWTRGNYPRSFSFDPTGRFFYCLNQRADHIAIFKVNRQTGALDFTGHYAAVGNPSHMVFLDLAAPPRRTE, via the coding sequence ATGAAGATGAATCAACTCTCCCGATCTCGACGTTCGTTCTTAAAGACTTCGGTCGCCTTGGCCGCGGTCGGCCCGGTTGCCGGTGGTGTTGCCCACGCAGAATCCGATGCGCCGCCGTTGATCGCCTATGTCGGCACGTTCAGCTCGCCGCTGCAGGATGTGTTGCCGACGCAAGTGGATCTGCCGCCGGGCAATGGACGGGGGATCCATCTGTTTCAAGTCGATCGCCAGACGGGAGAGTTGACCGAGATCGGCACGCAGCGGATGGGGACAAGTCCCAGTTGTTTGGCCGTCAACGCTGCGGGAACACGGCTGTATTCTGCCAACGAAACCGATCGCGTCGGTGAGGGTAAGGAAGGTTCGGTCAGCACGTTTTCGATCGACCGATCCAGCGGCAAGTTGACGTTGATGGGCACCGTGCGAAGCGGCGGCGCCGGTCCGACCTATATCAGCATTCATCCCAGCGGACGGTTTGTTCTGGTCGCCAACTATTTCGGCGGTAGCGTTGCGGTGCTGCCGGTCAACGCGGACGGGCGTTTGGGTGAACCGGTCCAGGTCAAGCAGGACACCGGCACGATCGGACCGACGCGAGCAACCCACGCGCCGGCGGGCAGCTTTGCCATCAGCGGCCACGATCGCACCCACGCCCACATGATTCAATCCGATCCGTCGGGAAAGTATGTGATGCACGCCGACCTGGGCTTGGACAAGCTCTTTCTCTGGCAGTTCGACGAGCAAACCGGAGCCTTGACCCCCAACGATCCGGCGGCGATCTCATTGCCACCGGGAGACGGACCGCGACATTTTCATTTTCACCCCAACGGACGCTGGTTTTATTCAATCCAGGAAGAAGGCTCGACGATCGTCTTGTTCGACTACGATGCGGACGCGGGGCAGTTGGCCGCGCGACAAACCGTCTCGACCTTGCCGCCGGGGTTTGTCGGCAGCAATTTCTGCTCCGAGATCTTGGTGTCTGACGATGGCGGATTCGTTTACGCCGGCAACCGCTTGCACGACAGCGTGGGAATCTTTGCCGTCGGCGACGACGGGGAGCTGACGTTTGTGGGCGAAGAGTGGACGCGCGGGAACTATCCACGTAGCTTCAGCTTTGACCCGACAGGCCGATTCTTCTATTGCCTGAACCAACGAGCCGACCACATCGCGATCTTCAAAGTGAATCGTCAAACCGGCGCGCTCGATTTCACCGGCCACTACGCCGCGGTCGGCAATCCATCACACATGGTCTTTCTGGACCTGGCCGCTCCGCCACGTCGAACCGAGTGA
- a CDS encoding Gfo/Idh/MocA family protein, translating to MTASPTDSAPTRFGVMGTGRITRRLVADLQSTDAVSVTAIASRSQERADWFASQYGIPAAVEGYQALLDRDDIDAVYLSLPPSLHADWCVRAAEAGKHILCEKPLATSADQANQIAQACQRFGVRWLDATGWLHHRRTAAMRALASGGRLGRLGHITAAVSFYRPFQSGEHRLDPELGGGCLLDLGWYTAGLACYFAGRSPNRVFADCIEENGVPLRTNAMLWFDDDLTASFSCGYDTATRKWFEVAGSDASVICDDFTRPWAERPTRFWVHDANGEVQAHESSDRQEQRMIQALIGQQPLEAFNQLALQTQTVLDALAESARLRQPVPVHADVSPDAPSPSC from the coding sequence ATGACTGCTTCCCCCACCGACTCCGCACCCACCCGCTTCGGCGTGATGGGCACGGGCCGAATCACACGTCGTTTGGTTGCCGATCTGCAATCGACCGATGCGGTGTCCGTCACTGCGATCGCCAGTCGATCGCAAGAGCGGGCGGATTGGTTCGCCTCGCAATACGGCATCCCCGCGGCGGTCGAGGGTTACCAAGCGTTACTCGACCGCGACGACATCGATGCCGTCTATTTGTCACTGCCACCGTCCTTGCACGCCGACTGGTGCGTGCGGGCGGCGGAGGCGGGAAAACACATCCTGTGCGAAAAACCGTTGGCCACCTCGGCCGACCAAGCCAACCAGATCGCCCAAGCCTGCCAGCGATTCGGCGTCCGCTGGTTGGACGCCACCGGTTGGCTGCATCATCGACGAACCGCAGCGATGCGGGCGCTCGCCAGCGGCGGGCGACTGGGACGATTGGGACACATCACAGCCGCCGTTTCCTTTTATCGACCGTTTCAGTCCGGCGAACATCGCTTGGATCCCGAATTGGGCGGCGGCTGCTTGCTGGACCTCGGCTGGTACACCGCGGGGCTGGCGTGTTACTTTGCCGGCCGCAGCCCCAACCGCGTTTTTGCCGATTGCATCGAAGAGAACGGTGTGCCCCTTCGCACCAACGCCATGCTGTGGTTTGACGACGACCTGACGGCCAGCTTTTCATGCGGTTACGATACCGCGACACGAAAATGGTTCGAAGTCGCCGGCAGTGACGCTTCGGTCATCTGCGACGACTTCACACGCCCTTGGGCGGAACGACCGACTCGGTTTTGGGTGCATGACGCCAACGGCGAGGTGCAGGCCCACGAATCGTCGGATCGTCAAGAACAACGGATGATCCAGGCATTGATCGGCCAGCAGCCATTGGAAGCATTCAATCAGCTGGCGTTACAAACCCAAACGGTCTTGGACGCCTTGGCCGAATCGGCTCGGCTCCGGCAACCGGTTCCGGTGCATGCGGACGTCAGTCCCGACGCCCCCTCTCCTTCCTGCTGA
- a CDS encoding outer membrane protein assembly factor BamB family protein: protein MRYLVAVLIVVGFTVTSFASNWPEFRGPSGDGHATDAKLPVTIDQSVVKWKTPIHGKGWSSPVVWDDQIWLTTATDDGTRMSVICVDRNSGKIVHDKVLLENETPAFCHPMNSYATPTPVIEAGRVYIHFGSYLTACLDTSNANVIWKREDLECDHHRGPASSPILHDGKLFIAYDGYDVQYVVALDKETGQTVWKTKREIDYGTNDGDRMKAYCTGHVITVNGQEQLVYPSAVATIAYDPSNGHPLWTAYHEGMNASARPLYGDGLVFITNGMGSMIAVSPDGKGNVTGTHIAWSARKSVAKKSSQLLVDGVLYMNSDDGVISARDPKTGDVVWQERAGGSFAASPIYADGRIYCFSTEGDILTFKPGETYQELAKTTLGDGFMASPAVVADQLILRSKSDLYLIQP, encoded by the coding sequence ATGCGCTACCTCGTCGCCGTTCTCATCGTGGTCGGTTTCACCGTCACGTCATTCGCATCCAATTGGCCGGAGTTTCGAGGACCATCGGGGGACGGCCATGCCACTGATGCAAAGCTGCCGGTGACGATCGACCAGTCGGTGGTCAAATGGAAAACTCCGATTCACGGCAAAGGCTGGTCCTCGCCGGTGGTTTGGGACGACCAGATCTGGCTGACGACGGCGACCGACGACGGCACCCGGATGTCCGTGATTTGTGTCGATCGCAACAGCGGCAAGATCGTGCACGATAAGGTCCTGCTGGAAAACGAAACCCCCGCGTTCTGCCACCCGATGAACAGCTACGCGACGCCGACGCCGGTGATCGAAGCCGGTCGCGTCTACATCCACTTCGGCAGCTACCTGACCGCCTGCTTAGACACCTCCAACGCAAACGTCATCTGGAAACGCGAGGATTTGGAATGTGATCACCACCGCGGCCCCGCGTCATCGCCGATTCTGCATGACGGCAAGTTGTTCATCGCGTATGACGGATACGATGTTCAATATGTGGTGGCACTGGATAAAGAAACCGGCCAGACGGTTTGGAAAACGAAACGCGAGATCGACTACGGCACCAACGACGGTGACCGGATGAAAGCCTACTGCACCGGCCACGTCATCACCGTCAACGGCCAGGAACAATTGGTCTACCCCAGTGCCGTCGCGACGATCGCCTACGACCCGTCCAACGGCCACCCCCTTTGGACCGCCTACCACGAAGGCATGAACGCGTCGGCCCGTCCGCTGTACGGCGACGGCCTGGTGTTCATCACCAACGGCATGGGGTCGATGATCGCGGTCAGCCCCGACGGCAAAGGAAACGTGACGGGGACACACATCGCCTGGTCTGCTCGAAAGAGTGTCGCCAAGAAATCGTCCCAGTTGCTCGTCGACGGCGTGCTGTACATGAACAGCGACGACGGCGTGATCTCGGCGCGCGATCCGAAAACCGGAGACGTCGTCTGGCAAGAACGAGCCGGCGGTTCCTTCGCCGCCTCGCCGATCTATGCCGATGGCCGCATCTATTGCTTCAGCACCGAAGGCGACATCCTGACATTCAAGCCCGGCGAGACCTACCAGGAACTGGCAAAAACGACGCTCGGCGACGGATTCATGGCCTCACCGGCGGTCGTCGCAGACCAACTGATCCTGCGCAGCAAGTCTGACTTGTATCTGATCCAGCCGTGA
- a CDS encoding P-II family nitrogen regulator, producing the protein MRVVIAIIQPTKLSTVRDALRELQLDDITVCDAMGYGRQHGKSALFRGNEYKVDLLRKVAVEVLVHEDELETVIDVISRNALTGSRGQIGDGKIFVLPVAEVIDIASPPQQYGSAG; encoded by the coding sequence ATGCGTGTCGTCATCGCGATCATCCAACCCACCAAACTGTCCACCGTGCGTGACGCCTTGCGCGAACTGCAGTTGGATGACATCACCGTCTGTGACGCGATGGGCTATGGCCGCCAGCATGGAAAATCGGCACTGTTCCGCGGCAACGAATACAAAGTCGACTTGTTGCGCAAAGTCGCGGTGGAAGTTTTGGTGCACGAGGACGAACTGGAAACCGTGATCGACGTGATCAGCCGCAACGCGCTGACCGGATCGCGGGGGCAGATCGGTGACGGAAAGATCTTCGTCCTGCCGGTGGCCGAAGTCATCGACATCGCCAGCCCCCCGCAGCAGTACGGTTCGGCGGGTTGA
- a CDS encoding DUF7133 domain-containing protein: MDGSWNENRTPVSNSRHSLLRRRPAGITIAALIPLVASMVLAGAGNTRAEEAEWIWAHGTTAEQPIAVGAECFFRKPINLRVPAEARIEIAADDQYELFVNGHSIGAGQSSRTVDQYDVSEYFEVGRNIVAVKVRNRRGDTAALAARVSVRPENGDKWFTFSSDASWKTSTDDSELWETVVFNDRLWGSAAAFGPLGDTAPWDRVATEPERSVAAAPSSAPSPPPSPIAASAGKSIMASRGLAGPNEPLKTAPPAPPTTQQRERFQIQKGFGVQRILSDDKIGSVIAMTFNEFGHLLISKENGPLLLAYDDNDDGVPETVRTYCDKVKSCQGILALNGQVFVTGDGPDGPALYKLSDSDRNGTLEQVEAIVKFVDAAGRPARPSEHGPHGLRLGPDGMIYVALGSHVQAAGEIGDGQTYRDAYEGDLLPRYEDPAGHGQGIKAPGGTIVRTNIDGSVIERVAGGLRNPYDIVFHSGGAMFVHDADMEADVDTAWYRPNAVFDVTEAGEFGWRTGWAKWPEYYYDRLPDMLDTGRGSPTGGVCYEHYAFPVRYQNTLFLADWSEGRILNVRLKPRGASFVADSEVFLQGQPLNVTDLEVGPDGGLYFCTGGRSTAGGVYRVIYKGEVPDRMNKLGTGIAAAIRQPQIESAWTRQEIASIKSELGDSWNQLVAGVAYSDDNPPDYRVRAMTLMQLFGPIPSEDLLLELSQAESELVRAKSALMLGRAPGPRGEKRLAELLVDDAPAVRRAACEAMLRGNITPDNVDGLYEVIASGDRTLAFVGRKLLERMPPETFRDEVLGTDQTRVAIVGMLALVDVDHSEKTALAVLERCSEMMTGFLSDADFIDVLRLCQVTLHRSGLDPSKVAPLGAQIAEEFPAGEPRINHEVIRLATYLSSESLADRAIEYLESDAPHETRTLVAMCLQSMSDGWNAKQRFAILKFFEKAANRSTAGSLPMYMTNVTRDFASTLSADDLQAILEQGHVWQNAALAAIYKVKQPIDALTTETLLSLDKKIRDNQDGRDVQRRLRTGIVALLASSEEPASQEYLRELWRDEPQRRAVISMALAVHPEGENWDYLVRSLNILDDEAGEDVVAALQQVDVATDDPMALRHLILLGVRAEADQRPFEKIEQLLEHWTGMERPAGGKKSMRPWQKWYASVYPDRPPAVLPKADESRWDFEQLVTYLDSDKGRVGNPAAGKAAYTKASCAQCHRFGNYGESIGPSLSGIARRFTKREIVESILYPAHVVSDQYASKKVLTLDGKVYVGMVSEQSDGTLVVRDARNNTAMIEASEVDQILPSTSSIMPSGLIDELTLQEISDMMAYLGVVPSAEIATRP; this comes from the coding sequence ATGGACGGCAGTTGGAACGAAAATCGAACTCCAGTTTCGAATTCACGTCATTCACTTCTTCGTCGCCGACCCGCGGGAATCACGATCGCCGCGTTGATTCCCTTGGTCGCGTCGATGGTCCTGGCCGGAGCCGGCAACACCCGGGCGGAAGAGGCGGAATGGATCTGGGCCCACGGGACGACGGCGGAACAGCCGATCGCCGTGGGAGCGGAGTGTTTTTTCCGCAAACCGATCAACCTTCGCGTCCCCGCCGAAGCGCGGATCGAGATCGCAGCGGACGACCAGTATGAACTGTTCGTCAACGGGCACTCGATCGGTGCCGGCCAGTCGTCCCGGACGGTCGACCAATACGATGTCAGCGAGTATTTCGAGGTCGGACGGAACATCGTCGCGGTCAAAGTCCGCAACCGTCGCGGCGACACCGCCGCGCTGGCCGCACGCGTTTCGGTGCGGCCGGAAAATGGCGACAAGTGGTTCACGTTTAGCTCCGACGCCTCTTGGAAAACCAGCACCGACGACAGCGAACTGTGGGAAACCGTCGTCTTCAACGATCGTTTGTGGGGATCGGCGGCGGCGTTCGGCCCGCTCGGCGATACCGCCCCTTGGGATCGCGTCGCAACCGAACCCGAACGCTCCGTTGCCGCCGCACCATCCTCCGCCCCTTCACCGCCGCCCTCTCCGATCGCAGCCAGCGCCGGAAAATCGATCATGGCGTCCCGCGGACTGGCCGGGCCGAACGAACCGTTGAAAACAGCCCCACCGGCTCCACCGACGACCCAACAGCGCGAACGGTTTCAAATTCAAAAAGGATTCGGCGTCCAACGCATCCTGTCCGACGACAAGATCGGATCGGTGATCGCGATGACGTTCAACGAGTTCGGTCATCTGTTGATCTCCAAAGAAAACGGGCCGCTGTTGCTGGCCTATGATGACAACGACGACGGTGTTCCCGAAACCGTCCGCACGTATTGCGACAAAGTCAAATCGTGTCAGGGCATTCTGGCACTCAACGGTCAGGTGTTTGTCACCGGCGATGGCCCCGACGGCCCGGCGCTGTACAAGTTGTCCGACAGCGATCGCAACGGAACGCTGGAGCAGGTCGAAGCGATCGTCAAATTCGTCGACGCGGCCGGTCGCCCGGCCCGTCCCAGTGAACACGGCCCGCACGGTTTGCGATTGGGCCCCGACGGCATGATCTACGTCGCACTGGGAAGCCACGTGCAAGCGGCCGGCGAAATCGGCGACGGACAAACCTATCGTGACGCTTACGAAGGCGACTTGTTGCCGCGTTATGAAGACCCCGCCGGTCACGGTCAAGGCATCAAGGCACCGGGCGGAACCATCGTCCGTACCAACATCGACGGCAGCGTCATCGAACGCGTCGCCGGCGGACTGCGAAATCCCTACGACATCGTCTTCCACTCCGGCGGCGCCATGTTCGTCCACGATGCCGACATGGAAGCCGATGTGGACACCGCATGGTATCGCCCCAATGCCGTCTTCGATGTCACCGAAGCCGGTGAGTTTGGTTGGCGAACCGGTTGGGCGAAATGGCCCGAGTACTATTACGACCGCTTGCCGGACATGCTGGACACCGGACGCGGCAGCCCGACCGGTGGCGTCTGCTACGAACACTACGCGTTTCCGGTCCGTTATCAAAACACTCTGTTCCTGGCCGACTGGAGCGAAGGTCGAATCCTGAATGTGCGTCTGAAACCGCGTGGGGCGAGCTTTGTGGCCGACAGCGAAGTTTTCCTGCAAGGCCAACCGCTCAACGTCACCGACTTGGAAGTCGGCCCCGACGGCGGCTTGTATTTCTGTACCGGAGGCCGGTCGACCGCCGGCGGCGTGTATCGCGTCATCTACAAAGGCGAAGTGCCCGACCGGATGAACAAACTCGGGACGGGAATCGCCGCCGCCATTCGCCAACCGCAAATCGAATCGGCTTGGACACGTCAAGAAATCGCCTCGATCAAAAGCGAACTCGGTGACAGCTGGAACCAACTGGTCGCCGGAGTGGCCTACAGCGACGACAACCCGCCGGATTACCGTGTCCGCGCGATGACGTTGATGCAACTGTTCGGCCCCATCCCCAGCGAAGATCTGTTGCTGGAACTCAGTCAAGCCGAAAGCGAACTGGTGCGTGCCAAGTCCGCGCTGATGCTGGGACGAGCCCCCGGGCCGCGCGGTGAAAAACGCCTGGCGGAACTGTTGGTCGACGACGCACCGGCAGTCCGACGGGCGGCATGCGAAGCGATGTTGCGAGGCAACATCACGCCCGACAACGTCGACGGCCTGTACGAGGTGATCGCAAGCGGTGACCGGACGCTGGCGTTCGTCGGCCGCAAACTGCTCGAACGAATGCCCCCCGAAACCTTCCGCGACGAAGTGCTCGGTACCGACCAAACACGCGTCGCCATCGTCGGCATGCTGGCCCTGGTGGATGTCGACCACAGCGAAAAAACGGCCCTGGCGGTCTTGGAACGCTGCAGCGAAATGATGACCGGATTCCTCAGCGACGCCGACTTCATCGATGTCTTGCGACTGTGCCAGGTGACGCTGCACCGCAGCGGACTGGATCCGTCCAAGGTGGCTCCGCTGGGGGCACAGATCGCCGAAGAGTTTCCCGCGGGCGAACCGAGAATCAATCACGAAGTCATTCGGCTGGCCACGTACCTCAGTTCCGAGTCCTTGGCCGATCGTGCGATCGAGTATCTGGAATCCGATGCGCCGCACGAGACGCGCACCCTGGTGGCGATGTGTTTGCAATCGATGTCCGATGGATGGAACGCGAAACAACGCTTTGCCATCCTGAAATTCTTTGAAAAAGCGGCTAACCGATCGACCGCCGGCTCGCTGCCGATGTACATGACCAACGTCACCCGTGACTTTGCATCGACGCTGTCCGCCGACGACTTGCAAGCCATCCTGGAACAGGGACACGTTTGGCAGAACGCGGCCTTGGCGGCGATCTACAAAGTCAAACAGCCGATCGATGCACTGACGACCGAAACATTGTTGTCACTGGACAAAAAGATTCGCGACAACCAGGACGGCCGTGACGTCCAGCGACGGCTGCGGACGGGAATCGTCGCCTTGCTGGCGTCGTCCGAAGAACCCGCATCCCAAGAGTACTTGCGTGAACTTTGGCGAGACGAACCACAACGCCGCGCCGTCATCTCGATGGCCTTGGCGGTCCACCCCGAAGGCGAAAACTGGGACTACCTGGTCCGCAGTCTGAACATTCTGGACGACGAGGCCGGTGAAGACGTCGTCGCCGCGCTGCAACAGGTCGACGTCGCTACCGACGACCCGATGGCACTGCGTCATCTGATCTTGCTCGGTGTCCGCGCCGAAGCAGACCAACGGCCGTTTGAAAAAATCGAACAATTGCTGGAACACTGGACCGGAATGGAACGTCCGGCCGGTGGAAAGAAATCCATGCGTCCGTGGCAAAAATGGTACGCCAGCGTGTATCCCGATCGCCCGCCGGCTGTGCTGCCCAAGGCCGATGAGTCACGTTGGGATTTTGAACAACTGGTCACGTATCTCGATAGCGACAAGGGTCGCGTGGGAAACCCGGCGGCGGGTAAAGCCGCGTACACCAAAGCCAGCTGTGCCCAATGTCACCGATTCGGAAACTACGGCGAATCGATCGGCCCGAGCCTGTCGGGCATCGCGCGGCGGTTCACCAAACGCGAAATCGTCGAATCGATCCTGTACCCGGCGCACGTCGTCAGCGACCAATACGCCAGCAAGAAAGTCCTGACCCTGGACGGCAAAGTCTATGTCGGCATGGTCAGCGAACAATCCGATGGCACGCTGGTCGTCCGTGACGCCAGGAACAACACCGCGATGATCGAAGCGTCGGAAGTGGACCAAATCCTGCCCAGCACCAGCAGCATCATGCCCAGCGGGCTGATCGACGAACTGACGCTACAGGAGATCAGCGACATGATGGCCTACCTGGGCGTCGTCCCCTCGGCCGAAATCGCAACGCGGCCGTAG
- a CDS encoding AAA family ATPase has product METVILGKNEAVRSIVLTLLAGEHLLLEDVPGVGKTLAAKALAGSIDTEFSRIQFTPDLLPSDITGSSIYRSDTREFQFTRGPIFSNVVLADEINRAPPRTQSALLEAMSDGQVSADGTTYPLPQPFIVVATQNPFEFEGTYVLPESQMDRFLMRTSIGYPERDSERMVLQSHRSGEPVDSIKSVVTADEVVAAQAAVRSVRVDESLQDYLLEIVALTRTTDVFRLGVSTRAALSFYRGCQARAVTEQRDFVTPDDVKSLAVTTLSHRVLVDDFSANSSRDTVEQLMAELLRSIPVPV; this is encoded by the coding sequence ATGGAAACGGTCATTCTGGGGAAAAACGAAGCCGTTCGCTCGATCGTGTTGACTTTATTGGCCGGGGAACACCTGCTGCTCGAAGACGTCCCCGGAGTGGGCAAAACGCTCGCCGCCAAGGCGTTGGCCGGCAGTATTGATACCGAATTCAGCCGAATTCAGTTCACACCGGACCTGTTGCCCAGCGACATCACCGGCAGCTCGATTTATCGCAGCGATACCCGTGAATTTCAATTCACGCGGGGGCCGATTTTTTCCAATGTGGTCCTGGCCGACGAAATCAACCGCGCCCCACCGAGGACCCAATCGGCGTTGCTCGAAGCGATGAGCGACGGACAGGTCTCTGCGGACGGAACCACTTACCCCCTGCCCCAACCCTTTATCGTCGTCGCGACACAGAACCCGTTTGAGTTCGAAGGCACGTACGTGTTGCCGGAAAGTCAAATGGACCGGTTTTTGATGCGGACGAGCATCGGTTATCCCGAACGCGACAGTGAGCGAATGGTGTTGCAATCGCATCGCAGCGGCGAACCCGTCGATTCGATCAAGAGCGTCGTGACGGCGGACGAGGTGGTGGCGGCGCAAGCGGCCGTCCGCTCGGTGCGTGTCGACGAATCGCTGCAAGACTACCTGCTGGAAATCGTCGCGCTGACGCGGACGACCGACGTGTTTCGATTGGGGGTCAGCACCCGTGCGGCGCTCAGTTTTTACCGTGGTTGCCAAGCCCGCGCGGTGACCGAACAGCGCGACTTTGTCACGCCCGACGACGTCAAATCGCTGGCCGTGACCACGCTTTCCCACCGCGTGCTCGTCGATGACTTTTCCGCCAATTCCAGTCGCGACACCGTCGAACAGCTGATGGCGGAACTGTTGCGCAGCATTCCCGTCCCCGTTTAA
- a CDS encoding outer membrane protein assembly factor BamB family protein, translating to MAESIQQAPNENRDDSSTDRDPSVDGAATGKPKLVNAAIAFALAVLITAVAQYFAPSFDHQNANLIGLACLSIASLYVLYRFHRLESWSGHRWRVPTVTVAAVALFWTAFQFDGFSGEMLPLFRWRFAGETPRELKSVPPGALDTGETEGQDLASETATETPTPAVTSHQFLGPNRNGVYPERRFTTPTSLSQVDVLWDQGIGEGWSSFAVAGEHAITLEQRDDQECLTCYRLSDGELVWMQQHAGRHENQFGGIGPRSTPTIQGDRVYATTATGFLWCVDRSTGAVHWTRNLLELAGWSGQDAFEVAAPWGYACSPLLVDGLCVTSLGGPGVDQPVRSLVALDAESGDVVWQAGDDQLSYASPIVATLDGERQIVSVNEKTVSGHQIHDGTVLWTFPWPGSTNTGANCSSAVPVKENRLLVGKGYSGGSVLVSVTKEGSGWTTSDVWRSSRVLKTKFNHTCVAGDVGYGIGNGSLQAVNLDDATTYWTQPRRRRAGQGQAVLVGDVLVVQDETGDVVFVEASVDDYHELFRMPALDSKTWNIPTVAGRHVLVRNDRQAICFQLPQK from the coding sequence ATGGCGGAGTCAATTCAACAGGCCCCGAACGAGAATCGTGACGATTCATCGACCGATCGCGATCCGTCGGTCGATGGGGCTGCGACCGGAAAGCCAAAGTTGGTCAACGCCGCGATCGCGTTCGCCCTGGCCGTCCTGATCACGGCCGTGGCGCAATATTTTGCGCCGTCGTTCGATCACCAGAACGCCAACTTGATCGGATTGGCGTGTCTGTCGATCGCCTCGCTGTACGTCTTGTATCGTTTCCATCGCTTGGAAAGCTGGTCCGGTCACCGCTGGCGAGTCCCGACCGTGACCGTGGCCGCCGTCGCCTTGTTTTGGACGGCGTTTCAATTCGATGGCTTCAGCGGCGAAATGCTGCCGCTGTTCCGCTGGCGGTTCGCCGGCGAAACGCCACGCGAATTAAAATCGGTCCCACCCGGCGCGCTCGACACCGGCGAAACGGAGGGCCAGGACCTGGCGTCTGAAACAGCGACCGAGACCCCCACGCCGGCCGTCACGTCGCACCAGTTTTTGGGCCCCAACCGCAACGGCGTCTACCCCGAACGCCGATTTACCACGCCGACGTCCCTGTCGCAGGTGGACGTGTTGTGGGACCAGGGAATCGGCGAGGGATGGTCGTCCTTCGCCGTGGCCGGCGAGCATGCGATCACGTTGGAGCAACGTGACGACCAGGAATGTTTGACCTGCTATCGTCTTTCCGACGGCGAGTTGGTTTGGATGCAACAACACGCCGGCCGGCACGAGAATCAGTTCGGCGGAATCGGACCACGTTCGACGCCGACGATCCAGGGCGATCGAGTCTACGCGACCACGGCGACGGGGTTCTTGTGGTGTGTGGATCGATCGACCGGGGCCGTGCACTGGACCCGCAACCTGTTGGAACTGGCCGGCTGGAGCGGTCAAGATGCGTTTGAGGTCGCCGCACCCTGGGGTTATGCCTGCTCGCCGCTGCTGGTCGACGGTCTGTGTGTCACCAGCCTCGGCGGTCCCGGCGTTGATCAACCCGTTCGCTCACTGGTGGCGCTGGATGCGGAATCCGGAGATGTGGTGTGGCAGGCCGGTGACGACCAACTCAGTTACGCGTCGCCGATCGTGGCGACACTCGACGGCGAACGTCAAATCGTGTCGGTCAACGAGAAAACCGTCAGCGGACATCAGATCCACGACGGCACCGTGCTGTGGACCTTTCCCTGGCCCGGTTCGACCAACACGGGAGCGAATTGTTCGTCGGCGGTGCCCGTCAAAGAGAACCGTTTACTGGTCGGAAAAGGCTATAGCGGAGGCAGCGTGTTGGTCAGCGTGACCAAGGAAGGTTCCGGATGGACGACGTCGGATGTCTGGCGCAGCAGTCGTGTTTTGAAAACCAAATTCAATCACACCTGTGTCGCCGGCGACGTCGGCTATGGCATCGGCAACGGTTCCCTGCAGGCGGTCAACTTGGATGACGCGACGACGTACTGGACGCAACCGAGACGACGCCGCGCCGGGCAGGGACAAGCGGTGCTGGTCGGTGACGTGTTGGTCGTCCAGGACGAAACCGGTGATGTGGTGTTTGTCGAAGCGTCCGTCGATGACTATCACGAACTGTTTCGCATGCCCGCACTGGATTCGAAGACCTGGAACATCCCCACCGTCGCGGGCCGTCACGTGCTGGTCCGAAACGACCGCCAAGCGATTTGTTTCCAGTTGCCACAGAAATAA